In Palaemon carinicauda isolate YSFRI2023 chromosome 28, ASM3689809v2, whole genome shotgun sequence, a single genomic region encodes these proteins:
- the LOC137621776 gene encoding apolipoprotein A-IV-like: MPKDRQKVNDGMYPRYGGKVVRYGGKDLKKRVPDLEVELRKRIPDLGIELRKIVPDSGIELRKIVPDLRVDLRKRVPDLGVELRERVPDLEVELRKRVPDLGVELRKRVPDLRIELRKIVPDLEIELRKRVSRFGSRSQKRVPDLGIELRKIVPDLRVDLRKRVPDLGVELGKRVPDLGIELRKIVPDLEVHLMKRVPDLGVELRERVPDLEVELRKRVPDLGVELRKRVPDLGIELRKIVPDLEVDLMKRVPDLGSRAQGESTRFGSRTQEDSSRFGSRPQEENSRLGN; this comes from the coding sequence ACCTCAAGAAGAGAGTTCCAGATTTGGAAGTAGAGCTCAGGAAGAGAATTCCAGATTTGGGAATAGAGCTCAGGAAGATAGTTCCAGATTCGGGAATAGAGCTCAGGAAGATAGTTCCAGATTTGAGAGTAGACCTCAGGAAGAGAGTTCCAGATTTAGGAGTAGAGCTCAGGGAGAGAGTACCAGATTTGGAAGTAGAACTCAGGAAGAGAGTTCCAGATTTAGGAGTAGAGCTCAGGAAGAGAGTTCCAGATTTGAGAATAGAGCTCAGGAAGATAGTTCCAGATTTGGAAATAGAGCTCAGGAAGAGAGTTTCCAGATTTGGAAGTAGATCTCAGAAGAGAGTTCCAGATTTGGGAATAGAGCTCAGGAAGATAGTTCCAGATTTGAGAGTAGACCTCAGGAAGAGAGTTCCAGATTTAGGAGTAGAGCTCGGGAAGAGAGTTCCAGATTTGGGAATAGAGCTCAGGAAGATAGTTCCAGATTTGGAAGTACACCTCATGAAGAGAGTTCCAGATTTAGGAGTAGAGCTCAGGGAGAGAGTACCAGATTTGGAAGTAGAACTCAGGAAGAGAGTTCCAGATTTAGGAGTAGAGCTCAGGAAGAGAGTTCCAGATTTGGGAATAGAGCTCAGGAAGATAGTTCCAGATTTGGAAGTAGACCTCATGAAGAGAGTTCCAGATTTAGGGAGTAGAGCTCAGGGAGAGAGTACCAGATTTGGAAGTAGAACTCAGGAAGACAGTTCCAGATTTGGAAGTAGACCTCAGGAAGAGAATTCCAGATTAGGAAATTGA